In Zalophus californianus isolate mZalCal1 chromosome 4, mZalCal1.pri.v2, whole genome shotgun sequence, the following proteins share a genomic window:
- the LOC113930175 gene encoding uncharacterized protein LOC113930175: MDSGPVQALQLRDQPQPASAATGSAAANGAGPGLHVTASTFPRPHGRARSGPGSPEAAAWRARWPRVGDWRREAARRQAGAWGGEDRRSPKDLPVKRLPEQGAVPGCRCRLAGAGQDQQPSPFLGLSF, encoded by the coding sequence ATGGACTCCGGGCCCGTGCAGGCGCTGCAGCTCCGGGACCAACCGCAGCCAGCGAGCGCCGCGACTGGCTCGGCCGCAGCCAATGGGGCGGGCCCGGGCCTCCATGTGACGGCGAGCACTTTCCCCCGGCCGCACGGCCGCGCCCGCAGCGGGCCAGGCTCACCGGAGGCGGCTGCGTGGCGGGCTAGGTGGCCCCGGGTCGGGGACTGGCGGCGAGAGGCTGCCAGACGCCAGGCAGGTGCATGGGGCGGGGAAGATCGCCGGTCACCGAAAGACTTACCTGTCAAACGCCTACCTGAACAGGGCGCCGTGCCAGGCTGCCGCTGTCGCCTGGCGGGAGCGGGGCAAGATCAGCAACCTTCGCCTTTCCTGGGTCTTTCCTTTTGA